A stretch of Pomacea canaliculata isolate SZHN2017 linkage group LG6, ASM307304v1, whole genome shotgun sequence DNA encodes these proteins:
- the LOC112566635 gene encoding uncharacterized protein LOC112566635 gives MDRPSQKPSRQSQHNWLPTQHCATRRLWTAPPTILPFAFNASRARLAILNVSVSGDAARDFSVTAVNDSVFDVCSSGSSDIPSGTHQFLLAIVYSPTTTLCLST, from the exons ATGGACAGACCCTCACAGAAACCCTCGCGACAA TCCCAACACAACTGGCTTCCTACTCAACACTGTGCAACTCGGAGACTGTGGACAGCGCCACCTACAATTCTTCCCTTTGCTTTCAACGCATCACGTGCACGATTGGCCATCCTCAACGTGTCTGTGTCGGGGGATGCAGCACGTGACTTCAGTGTCACTGCCGTCAATGACagtgtgtttgatgtgtgtaGCAGTGGCAGTAGTGACATTCCTTCTGGTACCCACCAG ttTCTGCTCGCCATTGTCTACTCGCCTACAACGACCCTGTGTTTGTCAACGTGA